In Opisthocomus hoazin isolate bOpiHoa1 chromosome 14, bOpiHoa1.hap1, whole genome shotgun sequence, the following proteins share a genomic window:
- the THOC2 gene encoding THO complex subunit 2 isoform X4: MYMCEPQTLCHILGFKFKFYQDPSGETPSSLYRVAAVLLQHNLIDLEDLYVHLLPGDNTIIEEHKREIVEAKQIVRKLTMVVLSSEKTEEKEKEKEKEEEKTEKPPDNQKLGLLEALLKIGDWQHAQSIMDQMPPFYATSHKPIAIALCQLVHVTIEPLYRRVGVPKGAKGSPISPLPNKRAPKQADSFEDLRKEVFNMLCYLGPHLSHDPILFAKVVRLGKAFMKEVGTVKKFVSDRVVKFQSDGSKQEDKEKMEILFSCLLSITDQVLLPSLSLMDCNACMSEELWGMFKTFPYQYRYRLYGQWKNETYNSHPLLVKVKAQTIDRAKYIMKRLTKENVKPSGRQIGKLSHSNPTILFDYILSQIQKYDNLITPVVDSLKYLTSLNYDVLAYCIIEALANPEKERMKHDDTTISSWLQSLASFCGAVFRKYPIELAGLLQYVANQLKAGKSFDLLILKEVVQKMAGIEITEEMTMEQLEAMTGGEQLKAEGGYFGQIRNTKKSSQRLKEALLDHDLALPLCLLMAQQRNGVIFQEGGEKHLKLVGKLYDQCHDTLVQFGGFLASNLSTEDYIKRVPSIDVLCNEFHTPHDAAFFLSRPMYAHHISSKYDELKKAEKGNKQQHKVHKYITSCELVMAPVHDAVISLHLPKVWDDISPQFYATFWSLTMYDLAVPHSSYDREVNKLKVQMKAIDDNQEMPPNKKKKEKERCTALQDKLLEEEKKQLEHVQRVLQRLKLEKDNWLLAKSTKNETITKFLQLCIFPRCIFSAIDAVYCAHFVELVHQQKTPNFSTLLCYDRVFSDIIYTVASCTENEASRYGRFLCCMLETVTRWHSDRVIYEKECGNYPGFLTILRATGFDGGNKADQLDYENFRHVVHKWHYKLTKASVHCLETGEYTHIRNILIVLTKILPWYPKVLNLGQALERRVHKICQEEKEKRPDLYALAMGYSGQLKSRKPFMIPENEFHHKDPPARNAVAATVQNGPGGAGMPTSLTINTVRLEEGTTEETDKLKEKSQGVVKVVNKAVNATPKVTTSNGNSASNSKIIKEKDEKEKSGKEKDKEKKEKTPAATPEMKALGKDGKDKPKEERANKDDKAREIKEKTPKADKEKEKVKKEEKASKEEKSKTVVTIVESKSTADKEREKEPSRERDVAKEMKSKENAKGGEKMPVAGSLKSPVPRSETSESEREQKRRKVDTHSSPSHSSTVKDNLNELKDSSAKHYINHTTPTLSKSKEREVDKKDLDKSRERSREREKKDEKDRKDRKRDHSNSDREAPQDSTKRRKEENGTTGSSKHSKSESPSDSPRLNEKEKEKNKSKSSGKEKGDSIKAEKMEKSSSGSKKESRHDKEKAEKKEKRDSTGGKEEKKHHKSSDKHR, from the exons CCTCCTGATAATCAGAAGCTTGGCTTATTGGAAGCCTTATTGAAAATTGGTGATTGGCAGCATGCACAAAGTATTATGGATCAGATGCCTCCGTTTTATGCTACTTCACACAAGCCTATTGCAATTGCCCTTTGCCAGCTTGTACATGTGACAATTGAACCTCTGTACCGCAG AGTTGGTGTACCTAAAGGAGCTAAAGGGTCACCAATTTCTCCTTTGCCAAACAAGAGAGCACCAAAACAAGCAGACAGCTTCGAGGACTTGAGAAAGGAAGTATTCAACATGCTTTGTTACCTTGGTCCTCATCTATCCCATGATCCCATTTTATTTGCAAAAGTGGTGCGCCTTGGAAAAGCCTTTATGAAAGAG GTTGGAACTGTGAAGAAATTCGTCAGTGACAGAGTGGTTAAG tttcagtCTGATGGAAGCAAACAAGAAGATAAAGAGAAAATG GAGATACTGTTTAGCTGTTTGTTGAGTATTACCGATCAAGTCTTACTTCCATCTCTTTCTTTGATGGACTGCAATGCGTGCATGTCTGAAGAATTATGGGGAATGTTCAAAACTTTTCCGTACCAGTACCG GTACCGTCTTTATGGGCAGTGGAAGAATGAAACATACAATAGTCACCCACTTCTAGTGAAAGTTAAAGCTCAAACCATAGACCGAGCCAAATATATAATGAA GCGTTTAACTAAGGAAAATGTGAAACCCTCTGGAAGACAAATTGGgaagctcagccacagcaatCCTACAATTTTGTTTGATTAT ATTTTatcacaaatacagaaatacGATAACTTAATAACTCCAGTTGTTGATTCACTGAAATACCTCACTTCACTGAACTACGATGTTCTGGCAT ACTGTATCATTGAAGCTCTGGCAAACCCTGAGAAGGAGAGAATGAAGCATGATGACACTACAATCTCGAGCTGGCTGCAGA GTCTGGCTAGCTTTTGTGGTGCAGTTTTCCGAAAATACCCAATTGAACTTGCTGGTCTACTTCAATATGTAGCCAACCAACTGAAAGCTGGGAAAAG CTTTGATTtgcttattttaaaagaagtagTACAGAAAATGGCAGGGatagaaataacagaagaaatGACAATGGAACAATTGGAAGCCATGACTGGTGGAGAACAACTAAAAGCTGAG GGTGGATACTTTGGCCAAATCAGGAacacaaaaaaatcttctcaGAGATTAAAAGAGGCATTATTGGACCACGATCTTGCCCTTCCACTGTGCCTGCTTATGGCTCAACAGAGAAATGGTGTGATCTTtcaagagggaggggaaaaacatCTGAAGCTGGTGGGAAAACTGTATGATCAG TGCCATGACACCCTGGTACAATTTGGTGGGTTTTTAGCATCCAATCTAAGCACAGAGGATTACATTAAGCGAGTGCCTTCTATTGATGTTCTCTGCAATGAGTTTCACACCCCTCATGACGCTGCATTTTTCCTCTCAAGACCCATGTATGCACACCATATTTCA TCAAAGTATGATGAACTAAAAAAAGCCGAGAAGGGAAATAAACAGCAGCACAAAGTTCACAAATACATTACATCATGTGAGCTGGTGATGGCTCCTGTTCATGATGCTGTGATTTCTCTGCACCTTCCCAAGGTTTGGGATGACATCAGTCCTCAGTTTTATGCTACGTTCTGGTCTTTGACAATGTATGACCTTGCTGTCCCACATAGTAGCTATGACAGAGAAGTCAATAAACTGAAAGTCCAGATGAAAGCCATAGATGACAATCAGGAAATG CCtccaaataaaaagaagaaagaaaaagaacgtTGCACAGCTCTTCAGGACAAGCTCCTTGAAGAGGAGAAGAAGCAGTTGGAGCATGTGCAGAGGGTTCTACAGAGGCTGAAACTAGAGAAGGATAACTGGCTTCTGGCAA AGTCTACCAAAAACGAGACTATCACAAAATTTCTGCAGTTATGTATATTTCCTCGATGCATTTTTTCGGCAATCGATGCAGTTTATTGTGCTCACTTTGTGGAACTTGTGCATCAACAGAAAACACCCAACTTCTCCACACTTCTCTGCTATGACAGA GTTTTCTCTGATATTATATATACAGTTGCAAGTTGCACTGAAAATGAAGCTAGTAGATATGGCAGGTTTTTATGCTGTATGCTGGAGACTGTGACTAGATGGCACAGTGACAGAGTCATATATGAAAAG GAATGTGGCAACTATCCAGGCTTCTTAACTATATTACGGGCAACTGGATTTGATGGTGGAAATAAGGCTGATCAGTTGGATTATGAGAATTTTAGACATGTGGTACACAAATGGCACTATAAATTGACTAAG GCTTCTGTGCACTGCCTTGAAACAGGTGAATATACACACATCAGAAATATCCTGATTGTGCTGACCAAAATCCTTCCATGGTATCCAAAAGTGCTGAACCTGGGCCAAGCCTTGGAAAGAAGAGTACATAAGATAtgtcaggaagagaaagagaagagacctGATCTATATGCATTGGCTATGGG CTATTCTGGGCAGTTGAAAAGTAGGAAGCCTTTCATGATACCTGAAAATGAATTCCACCACAAAGACCCACCTGCCAGGAATGCTGTAGCTGCAACAGTACAAAATGGGCCAGGTGGTGCTGGGATGCCTACATCTCTCACAATAAATACGGTTAGACTGGAAGAAGGCACTACTGAGGAGACTG ATAAACTAAAGGAGAAGTCTCAGGGTGTGGTGAAAGTTGTTAATAAAGCTGTCAATGCTACACCAAAGGTGACAACAAGCAATGGAAACAGTGCTTCTAATAG CAAAATTATTAAagagaaagatgagaaagaaaaaagtgggaaggaaaaagataaagaaaagaaagagaagactcCAGCTGCCACTCCAGAGATGAAGGCACTTGGGAAGGATGGGAAAGATAAACCAAAGGAAGAAAGGGCAAATAAAGATGATAAAGCAAGAGAGATCAAGGAGAAAACGCCAAAAGCtgacaaagagaaggaaaaggtcaagaaagaagaaaaagcttcaaaagaagaaaaatccaagaCAGTTGTTACCATCGTTGAGTCGAAGTCAACTGCAgataaggagagagaaaaggaaccGTCCAGAGAACGAGATGTAGCGAAGGAAATGAAATCCAAGGAAAATgctaaaggaggagaaaagatgCCAGTAGCTGGGTCCTTGAAGTCACCTGTTCCCCGATCAGAAACATCAGAATCTGAAAGGG aacAAAAACGCCGCAAAGTTGATACACATTCTTCTCCATCACATTCCTCAACAGTAAAG GACAACCTCAACGAACTCAAGGACTCTTCAGCAAAG CACTACATTAACCACACTACTCCAACACTGTCCAAGAGTAAGGAGAGAGAAGTGGACAAGAAAGATTTGGACAAGTCAAGGGAAAgatccagagagagagagaagaaagatgaaaaggacAGGAAAGATCGAAAAAGG GATCATTCAAACAGTGACAGAGAGGCACCCCAGGATTCGACTAAACGACGCAAAGAGGAAAATGGGACAA cTGGTTCTTCGAAACATAGTAAAAGTGAGAGTCCTTCTGATTCCCCTCGCTTAaatgaaaaggagaaggagaagaacaaATCAAAATcttcaggaaaagagaaaggtgATTCAATTAAAGCAGAGAAGATGGAGAAGAGCTCCTCTGGTAGCAAAAAG GAATCAAGACAtgataaagaaaaagcagaaaagaaagaaaaaagagacagtactggagggaaagaagaaaagaaaca TCATAAATCTTCAGACAAGCACAGATAA